The Pan paniscus chromosome 15, NHGRI_mPanPan1-v2.0_pri, whole genome shotgun sequence genome includes a window with the following:
- the EAPP gene encoding E2F-associated phosphoprotein isoform X2, which yields MNRLPDDYDPYAVEEPSDEEPALSSSEDEVDVLLHGTPDQKRKLIRECLTGESESSSEDEFEKEMEAELNSTMKTMEDKLSSLGTGSSSGNGKVATAPTRYYDDIYFDSDSEDEDRAVTMVWDHRDHVNNSLFQIVMLS from the exons ATGAACCGGCTGCCGGATGACTACGACCCCTACGCGGTTGAAGAGCCTAGCGACGAGGAGCCGGCTTTGAGCAG CTCTGAGGATGAAGTGGATGTGCTTTTACATGGAACTCCTGACCAAAAACGAAAACTCATCAGAGAATGTCTTACCGGAGAAAGTGAATCATCTAGTGAAGATGAATTTGAAAAGGAGATGGAAGCTGAATTAAATTCTACCATGAAAACAATGGAGGACAAGTTATCCTCTCTGGGAACTG GATCTTCCTCAGGAAATGGAAAAGTTGCAACAGCTCCGACGAGGTACTACGATGATATATATTTTGATTCTGATTCCGAGGATGAAGACAGAGCAG TTACCATGGTTTGGGACCACAGAGATCACGTCAACAACAGCCTGTTCCAAATAGTGATGCTGTCTTGA